A portion of the Candidatus Hydrogenedentota bacterium genome contains these proteins:
- the bshB1 gene encoding bacillithiol biosynthesis deacetylase BshB1 yields the protein MKKTGPSNTASPDSQPQGKLGAETPSETTTEAREATLSRAKGHANFSPDASFDSMILPVGEDLAVDVMAVGAHPDDVELGAGGLLHKLARLGHRTAILDLTRGEMGSRGSVEERMAEAQAAAAILGVVRRANAGLPDSALSNTHEFRLRVIPFIRAFRPQIVLAPMDNDRHPDHSAAHHLVRDAAYFAGLTRIDTEQEPHRPPIIYFYHPYREEGMPSLIVDVSDDFEAKLEALRAHASQFFNPAYVGPETHISGKAFWESIQTRAAYWGSRIGASYGEAFYAEGSIGVGLLPGLE from the coding sequence GTGAAGAAGACCGGCCCTTCCAACACCGCTTCCCCCGACTCACAGCCCCAAGGAAAACTGGGCGCAGAGACCCCTTCAGAGACCACCACGGAGGCGCGGGAGGCCACGTTGTCTCGCGCGAAAGGCCATGCGAACTTTTCCCCGGACGCATCGTTCGATTCGATGATCCTTCCCGTCGGGGAAGACCTTGCCGTGGACGTGATGGCGGTGGGCGCGCATCCCGACGACGTCGAACTGGGCGCGGGCGGATTGCTGCACAAATTGGCCCGTCTCGGCCACCGGACGGCCATTCTCGATCTGACCCGTGGCGAAATGGGATCGCGAGGTTCCGTCGAAGAACGCATGGCCGAGGCCCAAGCCGCGGCGGCCATTCTGGGCGTGGTCCGTCGCGCCAATGCCGGACTGCCCGACAGCGCGCTTTCCAACACACACGAATTTCGCCTGCGCGTCATCCCGTTTATTCGCGCCTTTCGTCCACAAATCGTGTTGGCGCCGATGGACAACGACCGGCATCCCGACCATTCGGCGGCGCATCATCTTGTTCGCGATGCCGCGTATTTTGCCGGACTGACTCGCATTGACACGGAACAGGAACCGCACCGGCCGCCGATCATCTACTTCTATCACCCCTACCGGGAAGAAGGCATGCCATCCTTGATCGTGGATGTGTCGGATGATTTCGAGGCCAAACTCGAGGCGTTGCGGGCCCACGCATCGCAGTTTTTCAATCCCGCCTATGTTGGGCCCGAAACGCATATATCGGGAAAGGCTTTCTGGGAGAGTATCCAAACACGCGCCGCGTATTGGGGTTCGCGCATCGGCGCTTCCTACGGCGAGGCCTTCTACGCCGAGGGTTCCATCGGTGTCGGTTTGTTGCCGGGACTTGAATAA